From Apis cerana isolate GH-2021 linkage group LG10, AcerK_1.0, whole genome shotgun sequence, one genomic window encodes:
- the LOC108003780 gene encoding kinesin-associated protein 3 isoform X3 has protein sequence MDEAKFLKRKVRSGTLDVHPTEKALVVNYDVEALILGELGDPMLGDRKECQKIIRLKSLNADTNVSLLAKEVIEKCSLIHESKLREVEQLIYYLQNRKTSDSCTSNDNTQPLRPTSSNSISTDNGEIERAVISNVDNYIELLYEEIPGKIKGSSLILQLARVPDNLHELTKNESLLSALARVLREDWRRSIELSTNIIYIFFCFSTYSQFHNIVLEYRIGSLCMDIIDFELCRYDQWKEDMEKRKRHFENTTGLTFFSSGNDNCDKKIKIADDIWNTDDPLDYEIKKRSNEITITENDVKKLKEEFEKNRKKFKSLIKKQEQLLRVAFYLLLNIAENMEVERKMRKKNVIGMLIKTLDRTNIDLLILVIAFLKKLSIFRENKDLMAEESIIEKIPRLLQSNNVDLILSTLKLLFNLSFDAKLRAKMIRVGLLPKLIKLLGQSDIKNKTIILGLLYHASMDDKVKTMFMNTECIQMITNMIVNSEDDQPKLELIALGINLAINSKNAQLMIESNRLQGLIKKAFRTQDPLIMKMIRNISQHDLAKENFVEFVGDFAMALNQSDSQDFVLEVIGVLGNLELHDLDYSQILHRCDLIPWIRNNLVPGKAPDDLVLEIVIFLGTAAFDEDCARLLCKADILLSLIELLKAKQEDDEIVLQIIYIFYQISKHDSTRDYLIRETEAPGYLIDLMHDKNAAIRKVCDACLDVIAICDKNWAARIKVEKFRSHNQQWLEMVESITNDNHLLPEEDDNLSPFINNDLLKHTMLFPSGNVTSFNIDDRFSVMKNSSESSENQSRPVSRYKDFDDIGEFMARSKSRMSICSGIDDLYYNSKVKFPESDSSHVLI, from the exons atggaTGAGGCAAAGTTTTTAAAACG aaaaGTAAGATCTGGTACTTTGGATGTACATCCAACAGAAAAAGCTTTAGTAGTAAACTATGATGTTGAAGCATTAATTTTGGGTGAATTAGGAGATCCAATGTTAGGTGATCGTAAA GaatgtcaaaaaataattcgactaaaaagtttaaatgcaGATACGAATGTATCACTTTTAGCTAAAGAAGTGATAGAAAAATGTTCTTTAATACATGAATCAAAACTTCGTGAAGTAGaacaattgatttattatcttcaaaatcgtaaaacaaGTGATAGTTGtacaa gcAATGATAATACTCAACCTTTAAGACCAACATCATCAAATTCAATATCTACGGATAATGGTGAAATAGAACGTGCTGTTATTAGTAatgttgataattatattgaactGTTATATGAAGAAATACCAGGCAAAATTAAAGGTTCATcactaattttacaattagcAAGAGTACCTGATAATCTTCATGAGCTAACAAAAAatg aatctttattgAGTGCTTTAGCCAGAGTTTTAAGAGAAGATTGGAGACGTAGCATAGAATTatctacaaatattatatatatttttttttgtttttcaacatATAGTCAATTTCACAATATTGTTCTTGAATATAGa atTGGATCTTTATGTATGGATATAATCGATTTTGAATTATGTCGATATGATCAATGGAAAGAAGATATGGAAAAACGTAAACGTCATTTTGAAAATACTACaggattaacatttttttcgagtggaaatgataattgtgacaagaaaataaaaattgctgaTGATATTTGGAATACAGATGATCCTTtagattatgaaattaaaaaaagatccaaTGAAATAACTATTACTGaaaatgatgtaaaaaaattaaaagaagaatttgaaaaaaatagaaaaaaatttaaaagtttaataaaaaaacaagagcAATTATTACGAG ttgcattttatttattattaaatattgctgAAAATATGgaagttgaaagaaaaatgcgCAAGAAAAACGTAATTGGAATGCTCATCAAAACATTAGACAGAACAAATATTGATCTATTAATACTTGTCATtgcatttctaaaaaaattatcaatatttcgtGAGAATAAAGATCTCATG GCTGAGGAAAgtataattgaaaagataCCAAGACTTCTTCAAAGTAATAATGTAGATCTTATTCTtagtacattaaaattattatttaatctttcttttgaTGCAAAGCTTAGAGCTAAAATGATAAGAGTTGGATTATTaccgaaattaattaaattacttggTCAAAgtgatatcaaaaataaaacaattattttgggTTTATTATATCATGCTAGTATGGATGACAAAGTAAAAACTATGTTTATGAATACAGAATGCATCCAaatg ataacAAATATGATTGTAAATTCTGAAGATGACCAaccaaaattagaattaatagcACTTGGTATAAATTTGGcaattaatagtaaaaatgcACAACTTATGATAGAAAGTAATCGTTTGCAAGGTCTTATAAAAAAAGCATTTCGAACTCAAGATcctttaataatgaaaatgattcgaaatatttctcaacATGATTtagcaaaagaaaattttgtt GAATTTGTGGGTGATTTTGCTATGGCTTTAAATCAATCAGATTCTCAAGATTTTGTGCTTGAAGTTATAGGTGTACTAGGCAATTTAGAATTACATGATTTGGATTATTCACAAATACTTCATCGATGTGATTTAATACCATGGATACGTAATAATCTTGTTCCag GTAAAGCACCAGACGATTTAGTActtgaaattgtaatatttttgggTACTGCAGCATTTGACGAAGACTGTGCACGTTTATTATGCAAAGCTGATATATTGCTTTCTCTTATTGAACTTCTTAAag cAAAACAAGAAGATGATGAAAtagttttacaaataatttatattttttatcaaatatctaaACATGATTCAACAAGAGATTATTTAATACGCGAGACTG AAGCACCTGGATATCTAATAGATCTTATGCATGATAAAAATGCAGCAATTAGAAAAGTATGTGATGCATGTTTAGATGTAATAGct atATGTGATAAAAATTGGGCAGCTCGcataaaagtagaaaaatttagaTCACATAATCAGCAATGGTTGGAAATGGTAGAATCTATAACAAatgataatcatttattaccAGAAGAAGATGATAATCTTTcaccatttataaataatgatcttTTAAAACATACAATGCTCTTTCCTTctg gcAATGTAACATCATTTAATATAGATGATCGATtttctgtcatgaaaaattcttcAGAATCTTCTGAAAATCAAAGTCGTCCAGTTAGTAG atataaagatTTTGATGATATAGGTGAATTTATGGCACGTTCTAAGTCTCGTATGTCTATTTGTTCTGGTATTGatgatctttattataattccaaaGTTAAATTTCCAGAATCAGACAGTTcacatgtattaatataa
- the LOC108003780 gene encoding kinesin-associated protein 3 isoform X6: MLGDRKECQKIIRLKSLNADTNVSLLAKEVIEKCSLIHESKLREVEQLIYYLQNRKTSDSCTSNDNTQPLRPTSSNSISTDNGEIERAVISNVDNYIELLYEEIPGKIKGSSLILQLARVPDNLHELTKNESLLSALARVLREDWRRSIELSTNIIYIFFCFSTYSQFHNIVLEYRIGSLCMDIIDFELCRYDQWKEDMEKRKRHFENTTGLTFFSSGNDNCDKKIKIADDIWNTDDPLDYEIKKRSNEITITENDVKKLKEEFEKNRKKFKSLIKKQEQLLRVAFYLLLNIAENMEVERKMRKKNVIGMLIKTLDRTNIDLLILVIAFLKKLSIFRENKDLMAEESIIEKIPRLLQSNNVDLILSTLKLLFNLSFDAKLRAKMIRVGLLPKLIKLLGQSDIKNKTIILGLLYHASMDDKVKTMFMNTECIQMITNMIVNSEDDQPKLELIALGINLAINSKNAQLMIESNRLQGLIKKAFRTQDPLIMKMIRNISQHDLAKENFVEFVGDFAMALNQSDSQDFVLEVIGVLGNLELHDLDYSQILHRCDLIPWIRNNLVPGKAPDDLVLEIVIFLGTAAFDEDCARLLCKADILLSLIELLKAKQEDDEIVLQIIYIFYQISKHDSTRDYLIRETGNEAPGYLIDLMHDKNAAIRKVCDACLDVIAICDKNWAARIKVEKFRSHNQQWLEMVESITNDNHLLPEEDDNLSPFINNDLLKHTMLFPSGNVTSFNIDDRFSVMKNSSESSENQSRPVSRYKDFDDIGEFMARSKSRMSICSGIDDLYYNSKVKFPESDSSHVLI, encoded by the exons ATGTTAGGTGATCGTAAA GaatgtcaaaaaataattcgactaaaaagtttaaatgcaGATACGAATGTATCACTTTTAGCTAAAGAAGTGATAGAAAAATGTTCTTTAATACATGAATCAAAACTTCGTGAAGTAGaacaattgatttattatcttcaaaatcgtaaaacaaGTGATAGTTGtacaa gcAATGATAATACTCAACCTTTAAGACCAACATCATCAAATTCAATATCTACGGATAATGGTGAAATAGAACGTGCTGTTATTAGTAatgttgataattatattgaactGTTATATGAAGAAATACCAGGCAAAATTAAAGGTTCATcactaattttacaattagcAAGAGTACCTGATAATCTTCATGAGCTAACAAAAAatg aatctttattgAGTGCTTTAGCCAGAGTTTTAAGAGAAGATTGGAGACGTAGCATAGAATTatctacaaatattatatatatttttttttgtttttcaacatATAGTCAATTTCACAATATTGTTCTTGAATATAGa atTGGATCTTTATGTATGGATATAATCGATTTTGAATTATGTCGATATGATCAATGGAAAGAAGATATGGAAAAACGTAAACGTCATTTTGAAAATACTACaggattaacatttttttcgagtggaaatgataattgtgacaagaaaataaaaattgctgaTGATATTTGGAATACAGATGATCCTTtagattatgaaattaaaaaaagatccaaTGAAATAACTATTACTGaaaatgatgtaaaaaaattaaaagaagaatttgaaaaaaatagaaaaaaatttaaaagtttaataaaaaaacaagagcAATTATTACGAG ttgcattttatttattattaaatattgctgAAAATATGgaagttgaaagaaaaatgcgCAAGAAAAACGTAATTGGAATGCTCATCAAAACATTAGACAGAACAAATATTGATCTATTAATACTTGTCATtgcatttctaaaaaaattatcaatatttcgtGAGAATAAAGATCTCATG GCTGAGGAAAgtataattgaaaagataCCAAGACTTCTTCAAAGTAATAATGTAGATCTTATTCTtagtacattaaaattattatttaatctttcttttgaTGCAAAGCTTAGAGCTAAAATGATAAGAGTTGGATTATTaccgaaattaattaaattacttggTCAAAgtgatatcaaaaataaaacaattattttgggTTTATTATATCATGCTAGTATGGATGACAAAGTAAAAACTATGTTTATGAATACAGAATGCATCCAaatg ataacAAATATGATTGTAAATTCTGAAGATGACCAaccaaaattagaattaatagcACTTGGTATAAATTTGGcaattaatagtaaaaatgcACAACTTATGATAGAAAGTAATCGTTTGCAAGGTCTTATAAAAAAAGCATTTCGAACTCAAGATcctttaataatgaaaatgattcgaaatatttctcaacATGATTtagcaaaagaaaattttgtt GAATTTGTGGGTGATTTTGCTATGGCTTTAAATCAATCAGATTCTCAAGATTTTGTGCTTGAAGTTATAGGTGTACTAGGCAATTTAGAATTACATGATTTGGATTATTCACAAATACTTCATCGATGTGATTTAATACCATGGATACGTAATAATCTTGTTCCag GTAAAGCACCAGACGATTTAGTActtgaaattgtaatatttttgggTACTGCAGCATTTGACGAAGACTGTGCACGTTTATTATGCAAAGCTGATATATTGCTTTCTCTTATTGAACTTCTTAAag cAAAACAAGAAGATGATGAAAtagttttacaaataatttatattttttatcaaatatctaaACATGATTCAACAAGAGATTATTTAATACGCGAGACTGGTAATG AAGCACCTGGATATCTAATAGATCTTATGCATGATAAAAATGCAGCAATTAGAAAAGTATGTGATGCATGTTTAGATGTAATAGct atATGTGATAAAAATTGGGCAGCTCGcataaaagtagaaaaatttagaTCACATAATCAGCAATGGTTGGAAATGGTAGAATCTATAACAAatgataatcatttattaccAGAAGAAGATGATAATCTTTcaccatttataaataatgatcttTTAAAACATACAATGCTCTTTCCTTctg gcAATGTAACATCATTTAATATAGATGATCGATtttctgtcatgaaaaattcttcAGAATCTTCTGAAAATCAAAGTCGTCCAGTTAGTAG atataaagatTTTGATGATATAGGTGAATTTATGGCACGTTCTAAGTCTCGTATGTCTATTTGTTCTGGTATTGatgatctttattataattccaaaGTTAAATTTCCAGAATCAGACAGTTcacatgtattaatataa